One stretch of Corallococcus soli DNA includes these proteins:
- a CDS encoding STM4011 family radical SAM protein: MRLTVLYRGPLSGCNYGCEYCPFGKWKQSEEELTKDRADLERFLQWVESRTQDTVSVFFTPWGEALIWPWYQQALARLTHLPHVERAAVQTNLSCRLDWLTDCRTDKLGIWATYHPEWMKRARFLAQCERLSEHGVRHSAGMVGFRRFADEAEALRRELPEDTYLWINAVKDGLDAYSPEDVERFTRIDPLFPVNNTRHPSRGKACRAGESVLSVDGDGTAYRCHFIKEPLGNLYAPGFEQALKPRACSKDTCGCHIGYVHLDYLELDRVFGSGLLERVPTARLWRGGGQRSASRSSQP; the protein is encoded by the coding sequence ATGAGGCTCACCGTGCTCTACCGGGGCCCGCTGTCCGGCTGCAACTACGGCTGCGAGTACTGCCCCTTCGGCAAGTGGAAGCAGAGCGAGGAGGAGCTGACGAAGGACCGCGCGGACCTGGAGCGGTTCCTCCAGTGGGTGGAGTCGCGCACCCAGGACACCGTGTCCGTCTTCTTCACGCCCTGGGGCGAGGCGCTCATCTGGCCCTGGTATCAGCAGGCCCTGGCCCGGCTGACGCACCTGCCCCACGTGGAGCGCGCGGCGGTGCAGACCAACCTCTCCTGCCGGCTGGACTGGCTCACCGACTGCCGCACCGACAAGCTGGGCATCTGGGCCACGTACCACCCGGAGTGGATGAAGCGCGCGCGCTTCCTGGCGCAGTGCGAACGCTTGAGCGAACACGGCGTGCGCCACAGCGCGGGCATGGTGGGCTTCCGCCGCTTCGCGGACGAGGCGGAGGCCCTGCGCCGCGAGCTGCCGGAAGACACGTACCTGTGGATCAACGCGGTGAAGGACGGCCTGGACGCGTACTCACCCGAGGACGTGGAGCGCTTCACCCGCATCGACCCGCTCTTCCCGGTGAACAACACCCGCCACCCCAGCCGGGGCAAGGCGTGCCGCGCGGGCGAGTCCGTGCTGTCGGTGGACGGCGATGGCACGGCCTACCGGTGCCACTTCATCAAGGAGCCGCTGGGCAACCTCTACGCGCCGGGCTTCGAACAGGCGCTCAAGCCGCGCGCGTGCTCGAAGGACACGTGCGGCTGCCACATCGGCTACGTGCACCTGGACTACCTGGAGCTGGATCGCGTGTTCGGCTCCGGGCTGCTGGAGCGCGTGCCGACGGCGCGGCTGTGGCGCGGCGGAGGTCAGCGCAGCGCTTCGCGGAGCTCCCAGCCGTAG
- a CDS encoding OmpA family protein yields MDSSFLKIGSLVLAGLLAPAALAAEPTREDQVRAELERQLRAMVPESPAEVQLLFEGFKPEDGYRLVESDFLLDGEPLAVPSIEELNAPGVHRLAVMKVEPGEHTLVSRVTYTNGSWSLFSESNGFLWKITASVGFQTQRGLRVSVKASPSVVPNAPDPRLKLKLTHAVTAEMIQPPQDEPAVAVKTGPVDAGAPVKVAQPAAPDAGVKPTTTVVSVTPPVERTPLPTGRLRLQVTSKKPSSATAFVRGTGEPLKLVVPGRKPKEVPLSAGAYTVDLLADGFLAQTRQVELAAGADASLDFALVPAPKKAKAAKVQEGRVELPQPLGFEETKPLPNKASLGGLDLLVDLLVRDPKARLRVEGHTDGREVPAPARQGLSDARARAVADLLIRAGVAPSRVDVVGLGDRSPKAPNLIPRGRDLNRRVELVLLRP; encoded by the coding sequence GTGGATTCCTCCTTCCTCAAGATTGGATCACTCGTCCTCGCGGGACTTCTCGCCCCGGCTGCGCTCGCGGCGGAGCCGACGCGCGAGGACCAGGTGCGCGCGGAGCTGGAGCGCCAGCTGCGCGCCATGGTCCCGGAGTCTCCCGCCGAAGTGCAGCTGCTCTTCGAGGGCTTCAAGCCCGAGGACGGCTACCGCCTCGTCGAGTCGGACTTCCTCCTGGACGGCGAGCCGCTCGCGGTGCCGTCCATCGAGGAGCTCAACGCGCCCGGCGTCCACCGGCTCGCGGTGATGAAGGTCGAACCGGGGGAGCACACCCTCGTGTCGCGCGTCACGTACACGAACGGGTCGTGGAGCCTCTTCAGCGAGTCGAACGGCTTCCTCTGGAAGATCACTGCGTCCGTCGGCTTCCAGACCCAGCGCGGCTTGCGCGTGTCGGTGAAGGCGTCTCCCAGCGTCGTGCCCAACGCGCCGGATCCGCGCCTCAAGCTCAAGCTCACCCACGCAGTCACCGCGGAGATGATCCAGCCTCCGCAGGACGAACCCGCCGTGGCCGTGAAGACCGGCCCGGTGGACGCGGGCGCGCCCGTGAAGGTCGCCCAGCCCGCGGCGCCGGATGCGGGCGTGAAGCCCACGACCACGGTGGTCTCCGTGACGCCGCCCGTGGAGCGCACGCCGCTGCCCACGGGCCGCCTGCGCCTCCAGGTCACCTCCAAGAAGCCTTCCTCCGCCACCGCCTTCGTGCGGGGAACGGGCGAGCCGCTGAAGCTGGTGGTCCCCGGCCGCAAGCCCAAGGAAGTGCCCCTGTCCGCGGGCGCGTACACCGTGGACCTGCTCGCCGACGGCTTCCTCGCCCAGACGCGCCAGGTGGAGCTGGCCGCCGGCGCGGATGCCTCGCTGGACTTCGCCCTGGTGCCCGCGCCCAAGAAGGCCAAGGCGGCCAAGGTGCAGGAGGGCCGCGTCGAGCTGCCCCAGCCCCTGGGCTTCGAGGAGACGAAGCCCCTGCCCAACAAGGCCTCGCTCGGGGGCCTGGACCTGCTCGTGGACCTGCTCGTGCGCGACCCCAAGGCCCGCCTGCGCGTCGAAGGCCACACCGACGGCCGGGAAGTGCCCGCGCCCGCCCGCCAGGGCCTGTCCGATGCCCGCGCGCGCGCCGTCGCAGACCTGCTCATCCGGGCCGGCGTGGCCCCCTCCCGCGTGGACGTCGTGGGCCTGGGCGACCGCAGCCCCAAGGCTCCCAACCTCATCCCCCGCGGGCGCGATCTCAACCGCCGCGTGGAGCTGGTGCTGCTGCGCCCCTGA
- a CDS encoding WGR domain-containing protein: protein MPRYEFTEGSSSKFWEITLEGTTLTKRWGRIGTDGQEKTEDFESKAEAKKAFAAQVREKEKKGYALVAGSADGGGAAAVSATDPALEAAILAAPDDVKGYLAYAAWLKGKGDPRAELIQLQHDTLEASAASATLMRKRAAKYIAEHADSLLGDELTEAIAGEALKLEWHLGFIREAHLGQVDFDSNEDIPELLGVLLAHPSARFLRSLTIGMACFDGENEYHDTLKVLGKAKPLTTLRHLFIGDFEYPDDTEISWTHVGDLQPLYAVFPGLRELRVRGGEIELGKIDLPELRAFTVETGGLPLKAVKSIVKAHWPKLEALEIWFGSENYGAGGGVKDLQPLLDGEGVPNLRKLGLRNAEFTDALCAVLPNAKVVARLQELDLSMGMMTDEGAEALASNAKAFQHLKTLDVSNNFLTQAGQKRVATAAPSVVRGNQREPYDEDSRYVAVGE from the coding sequence ATGCCTCGGTACGAGTTCACGGAAGGCAGCTCCAGCAAGTTCTGGGAGATCACGCTCGAAGGCACGACGCTCACCAAGCGCTGGGGCCGCATCGGCACCGACGGCCAGGAGAAGACGGAGGACTTCGAGTCCAAGGCGGAGGCGAAGAAGGCCTTCGCCGCGCAGGTGAGGGAGAAGGAGAAGAAGGGCTACGCGCTCGTCGCGGGCTCGGCGGATGGCGGGGGGGCGGCGGCGGTGTCCGCGACCGATCCGGCCCTGGAGGCCGCCATCCTCGCCGCCCCGGACGACGTGAAGGGCTACCTCGCGTATGCCGCGTGGCTCAAGGGCAAGGGCGATCCTCGCGCGGAGCTGATCCAGCTCCAGCACGACACCCTGGAGGCGTCCGCCGCCTCCGCCACGCTCATGCGCAAGCGGGCGGCGAAGTACATCGCGGAGCACGCGGACTCGCTGCTGGGCGACGAGCTGACGGAGGCGATCGCCGGGGAGGCCCTGAAGCTGGAGTGGCACCTGGGCTTCATCCGCGAGGCCCATCTGGGTCAGGTGGACTTCGACTCGAACGAGGACATCCCGGAGCTGCTGGGCGTGCTGCTGGCCCACCCGTCCGCGCGGTTCCTGCGAAGCCTGACCATCGGCATGGCCTGCTTCGACGGCGAGAACGAGTACCACGACACGCTCAAGGTGCTCGGCAAGGCGAAGCCGCTCACGACGCTGCGCCACCTGTTCATCGGCGACTTCGAGTACCCGGACGACACGGAGATCTCCTGGACCCACGTGGGCGACCTCCAGCCCCTCTACGCCGTGTTCCCGGGCCTGCGGGAGCTGCGCGTGCGCGGCGGTGAGATCGAGCTGGGGAAGATCGACCTGCCGGAGCTGCGCGCCTTCACCGTGGAGACGGGCGGCCTGCCGCTCAAGGCGGTGAAGTCCATCGTGAAGGCCCACTGGCCGAAGCTGGAGGCGCTGGAGATCTGGTTCGGTTCGGAGAACTACGGCGCGGGCGGCGGGGTGAAGGACCTGCAGCCCCTGCTCGACGGCGAGGGCGTGCCGAACCTGCGCAAGCTGGGCCTGCGCAACGCGGAGTTCACCGACGCGCTGTGCGCGGTGCTCCCCAATGCGAAGGTGGTCGCCCGGCTCCAGGAGCTGGATCTGTCCATGGGCATGATGACCGACGAGGGCGCGGAGGCGCTGGCCTCGAACGCGAAGGCCTTCCAGCACCTCAAGACGCTGGACGTCTCCAACAACTTCCTGACCCAGGCCGGGCAGAAGCGGGTGGCCACCGCCGCTCCTTCCGTGGTGCGCGGCAACCAGCGCGAGCCGTACGACGAGGACTCGCGCTACGTCGCCGTGGGCGAGTAG
- a CDS encoding STM4012 family radical SAM protein: MTRLESMLEGTPYVAYLYGYPHKTAYRPLTPALPLEDVWAKERRDALFLYLHVPFCEMRCGFCNLFTAAGPKEDVVQAWLSALKREARRVKAALGPATFARAAIGGGTPTLLDVPGLEAVFDLAAELGVDPRAVPMSVEVSPETVDAAKVAVLKARGVDRVSMGVQSFLESEVAAVARPQKTAQVEATLDLLRSAGFPTLNLDLIYGIEGQTPDTFLRSLKAALRYAPEELYLYPLYVRPLTFLGKKSRAWDDLRLSLYRTGRDFLLAQGYTQVSMRMFRAKHAPAARGAVYRCQEDGMVGLGVGARSYAGDVHYSSEYAVASREVRGIIQAYIERDTASFGEVRYGFVLDEAEQRHRHLVLSLLAEGVCPGAYRQRFGTDAREDFPMLAELEAHGLARDVDGVFQLTGAGVERSDLIGPWLDSEAVRRRKQEYAWR, translated from the coding sequence ATGACGCGCCTGGAGTCGATGCTCGAAGGGACGCCGTACGTGGCGTACCTCTACGGCTACCCGCACAAGACGGCCTACCGCCCCCTCACCCCCGCGCTGCCGCTGGAGGACGTCTGGGCGAAGGAGCGGCGGGACGCGTTGTTCCTCTACCTGCACGTCCCCTTCTGCGAGATGCGCTGCGGGTTCTGCAACCTCTTCACCGCCGCGGGCCCGAAGGAGGACGTTGTCCAGGCGTGGCTGTCCGCGCTGAAGCGCGAGGCCCGCCGGGTGAAGGCCGCGCTGGGCCCGGCCACGTTCGCGCGCGCCGCCATTGGCGGAGGCACCCCCACCCTGCTGGACGTGCCCGGCCTGGAGGCGGTGTTCGACCTGGCGGCGGAGCTGGGCGTGGACCCTCGCGCCGTACCCATGTCCGTGGAGGTGTCGCCGGAGACGGTGGACGCGGCCAAGGTGGCGGTGCTCAAGGCCCGGGGCGTGGACCGGGTGAGCATGGGCGTGCAGAGCTTCCTGGAGTCGGAGGTCGCGGCGGTGGCGCGGCCGCAGAAGACGGCGCAGGTGGAGGCCACGTTGGACCTGCTCCGGAGCGCGGGCTTCCCCACGCTCAACCTGGACCTCATCTACGGCATCGAGGGCCAGACGCCGGACACCTTCCTGCGCTCGCTGAAGGCGGCGCTCCGGTACGCGCCGGAGGAGCTGTACCTCTACCCGCTCTACGTGCGGCCCCTCACCTTCCTGGGCAAGAAGTCGCGCGCGTGGGACGACCTGCGCCTGTCGCTGTACCGCACGGGCCGCGACTTCCTCCTGGCGCAGGGCTACACGCAGGTGTCGATGCGGATGTTCCGCGCGAAGCACGCGCCGGCCGCTCGGGGCGCGGTGTACCGCTGCCAGGAGGACGGCATGGTGGGGCTGGGCGTGGGGGCGCGCTCGTACGCGGGCGACGTGCACTACTCGTCCGAGTACGCGGTCGCCTCACGCGAGGTGCGCGGCATCATCCAGGCGTACATCGAGCGCGACACCGCGTCCTTCGGCGAGGTGCGCTACGGGTTCGTGCTGGACGAGGCCGAGCAGCGCCACCGGCACCTGGTGCTGTCGCTGCTGGCGGAGGGCGTGTGTCCGGGCGCGTACCGCCAGCGCTTCGGCACGGACGCGCGCGAGGACTTCCCGATGCTCGCGGAGCTGGAGGCGCACGGGCTGGCGCGGGACGTGGACGGTGTGTTCCAGCTCACGGGCGCGGGCGTGGAGCGCTCGGATCTCATCGGCCCCTGGCTGGACTCCGAGGCCGTGCGGCGGCGCAAGCAGGAGTACGCCTGGCGATGA
- a CDS encoding S8 family serine peptidase: protein MQNMRKRFSTSPRSWQPFTALVLGCTLAVPAGALAANPTPPAASRAVAAPGAAVVTALKAGGSTLATPSGLVFHQTARPVSALRTLNVVADRGVQLHVWQERQADGTQQAYSAYTRGGTELMGRVQEEQYLIRLQEASFDPLARNAPLLGNALVADRDNTLSLVQFHGTPLPEFRETIQNAGGKVLRFLSDHTYLVEMDSEIRARVAQLPAVRWVGDYHPEYRLEPALRDALLGRAEGLAPQRYSIMLGESGPARQARVSALVQRLGGKVDLVEPGGLRVEATLSQEQLAQLARANEVQFIDRWGGPGETDMNIVRETGGANYIQGLKGWTGQGVRGEIFDTELRTTHREWPTPPIIHSTGTTGSLHGTSCYSHNFAQGIDPLAKGLLPSGQGIFFLYSESTQFGGTKSRYTMNQELINPTGPYRAVFQTSSVGSTLGTAYTTISAEVDDYLFKAPLLSTQSQSNSGTRNSRPQAWAKNIVSVGGVRHYNTLARTDDRWSAGGSIGPAADGRIKPDLSFYYDSVRGASGSSDSSYTEFGGTSSATPQTAGHFGLMFQMWHQGVWAGKGGKADVFTSRPQMATAKALMINGAAKYNWLAGGANADLDRYKQGWGTSDLKRLYDRAAKTFVVDETDVLTPLATKAYNFTVATGETELNVTLSYKDPMGTVGAARARINDLSLRVTSPTGVVYWGNNGLTAGNVSTAGGVSNKVDTVENVFLANPAAGTWKVEVLADEVVQDGHPATTAVDAVYGLVVSGGVLKP from the coding sequence ATGCAGAACATGCGGAAGCGCTTCTCGACGTCCCCTCGTAGCTGGCAGCCGTTCACGGCGCTGGTGCTGGGTTGCACCCTCGCGGTTCCCGCGGGCGCGCTCGCCGCGAACCCGACGCCTCCGGCGGCCTCGCGGGCCGTGGCGGCTCCGGGCGCGGCGGTCGTCACGGCGCTGAAGGCGGGTGGCAGCACGCTGGCGACGCCCTCGGGGCTGGTGTTCCACCAGACGGCGCGGCCGGTGAGCGCCCTGCGCACCCTGAACGTGGTGGCGGACAGGGGCGTGCAACTCCACGTCTGGCAGGAGCGTCAGGCGGACGGCACGCAGCAGGCCTATTCGGCCTATACGCGCGGCGGCACGGAGCTGATGGGGCGCGTGCAGGAGGAGCAGTACCTCATCCGGCTGCAGGAGGCGTCGTTCGACCCGCTCGCGCGCAACGCGCCGCTGCTGGGCAACGCGCTGGTGGCGGACCGGGACAACACCCTGTCGCTGGTGCAGTTCCACGGCACGCCGCTGCCGGAGTTCCGCGAGACGATCCAGAACGCGGGCGGCAAGGTGCTGCGCTTCCTGTCGGATCACACCTACCTCGTCGAGATGGACTCGGAGATCCGCGCTCGCGTGGCGCAGCTCCCCGCCGTGCGCTGGGTGGGGGACTACCACCCGGAGTACCGCCTGGAGCCGGCGCTGCGTGACGCGCTGCTGGGACGGGCGGAGGGGCTCGCGCCCCAGCGCTACTCCATCATGCTGGGCGAGAGCGGCCCGGCGCGGCAGGCCCGCGTGTCAGCGCTGGTGCAGCGGCTGGGCGGCAAGGTGGACCTGGTGGAGCCGGGCGGCCTGCGCGTGGAGGCCACGCTCAGCCAGGAGCAGCTGGCCCAGCTGGCGCGCGCCAACGAGGTGCAGTTCATCGACCGGTGGGGCGGGCCCGGCGAGACGGACATGAACATCGTGCGCGAGACGGGCGGCGCCAACTACATCCAGGGCCTCAAGGGGTGGACGGGGCAGGGCGTGCGCGGGGAGATCTTCGACACCGAGCTGCGCACCACCCACCGCGAGTGGCCCACGCCGCCCATCATCCACAGCACGGGGACGACGGGGTCGCTGCACGGCACCAGCTGCTACAGCCACAACTTCGCGCAGGGCATCGATCCGCTGGCGAAGGGGCTGCTGCCGAGCGGGCAGGGCATCTTCTTCCTGTACTCGGAGTCCACGCAGTTCGGCGGCACCAAGTCGCGCTACACGATGAACCAGGAGCTCATCAACCCGACGGGGCCCTACCGCGCGGTGTTCCAGACCTCCAGCGTGGGCAGCACTTTGGGCACCGCGTACACCACCATCTCCGCGGAGGTGGATGACTACCTGTTCAAGGCCCCCCTGCTGAGCACCCAGTCCCAGAGCAACTCCGGCACGCGCAACTCGCGCCCGCAGGCCTGGGCGAAGAACATCGTCTCCGTGGGCGGCGTGCGGCACTACAACACGCTGGCGCGCACGGACGACCGGTGGAGCGCTGGCGGGAGCATCGGCCCGGCGGCGGACGGCCGCATCAAGCCGGACCTGTCCTTCTACTACGACTCCGTCCGGGGCGCGTCCGGCTCCAGCGACAGCAGCTACACGGAGTTCGGCGGCACCAGCTCCGCGACGCCGCAGACCGCGGGCCACTTCGGCCTGATGTTCCAGATGTGGCACCAGGGCGTGTGGGCCGGCAAGGGCGGCAAGGCGGACGTCTTCACCAGCCGTCCGCAGATGGCCACCGCGAAGGCGCTGATGATCAACGGCGCCGCGAAGTACAACTGGCTGGCCGGCGGCGCCAACGCGGACCTGGACCGCTACAAGCAGGGCTGGGGGACCTCCGACCTCAAGCGCCTGTACGACCGCGCCGCGAAGACCTTCGTCGTCGACGAGACGGACGTCCTCACGCCCCTGGCCACCAAGGCGTACAACTTCACCGTGGCCACCGGTGAGACGGAGCTCAACGTCACCCTGTCCTACAAGGACCCCATGGGCACCGTGGGCGCGGCCCGCGCGCGCATCAATGACCTGTCCCTGCGCGTCACGTCGCCCACGGGCGTCGTGTACTGGGGCAACAACGGCCTGACCGCGGGCAACGTCTCCACCGCCGGTGGCGTCTCCAACAAGGTCGACACCGTGGAGAACGTCTTCCTGGCGAACCCCGCCGCGGGCACCTGGAAGGTGGAGGTCCTGGCGGATGAGGTGGTCCAGGACGGTCACCCGGCGACGACGGCGGTGGACGCCGTCTACGGCCTCGTGGTGAGCGGCGGCGTCCTCAAGCCGTAG
- a CDS encoding peroxiredoxin, whose amino-acid sequence MAKTLQEGDAVPDVTLQGPGNTPVRLRDLLGDKALVIYFYPRDDSPGCTVQACSLRDQYQDFTDAGADVVGISSDTAESHEKFVAKYRLPFRLLSDPDGAARKAFGVGTNFLGLLPGRVTFIADREGTIRYAFDSQVQVKKHVTGALDVVRSLTGQGGTPARPG is encoded by the coding sequence ATGGCGAAGACGCTGCAAGAAGGGGATGCCGTTCCGGACGTCACGCTTCAGGGGCCGGGCAACACGCCGGTGCGTCTGCGCGACCTGCTGGGTGACAAGGCGCTGGTCATCTACTTCTACCCCCGGGATGACTCCCCGGGATGTACCGTCCAGGCCTGCAGCCTGCGCGACCAGTACCAGGACTTCACGGACGCGGGCGCGGACGTGGTGGGCATCAGCAGCGACACCGCGGAGTCGCATGAGAAGTTCGTCGCCAAGTACCGGCTCCCGTTCCGCCTCCTGAGCGACCCGGATGGCGCGGCGCGCAAGGCCTTCGGGGTGGGCACCAACTTCCTGGGCCTGCTGCCGGGGCGGGTGACGTTCATCGCCGACCGCGAGGGCACCATCCGCTACGCGTTCGACTCGCAGGTGCAGGTGAAGAAGCACGTCACGGGCGCGCTGGACGTCGTCCGGTCGCTCACGGGCCAGGGGGGCACCCCCGCCCGTCCGGGGTGA
- a CDS encoding STM4014 family protein: MSAAPPFLLIGNPGNRRVTLFQEALHHAGLPPALVVSWETVAREPDALLELPDSEERIVRIDAAGEDTAVERALLKRGHADALGAGCEVLTPEQVDALPPEHGRVLCPRQHHLGFLRVLEDLTERFALRPRWRVLSKPSAIADLFDKRVTSRRYAALGIPVPPYLDDIATPEALRHGMREAGWREAFVKLSCGSSASCLAVYRPGRSPGSAGSLLTSLHRGPTGWFNSLKLRRVSGVGEVDAVLSFLLREGSQVEESRPKARLGGDVFDCRILTVRGEPAFTVVRQSRHPITNLHLGGYRGDLDDLHAAVPAREWEAALESCRAVARAHDCLHVGIDLMFEEFFHGHRVLEANAFGDLLPGLTRDGLSVYGWELREALR; this comes from the coding sequence ATGTCCGCCGCGCCGCCGTTCCTGCTCATCGGCAACCCCGGGAACCGGCGCGTCACGCTCTTCCAGGAGGCCCTGCACCACGCGGGGCTTCCTCCCGCGCTCGTGGTGTCCTGGGAGACGGTGGCCCGCGAGCCGGACGCGCTGCTGGAGCTTCCCGACTCGGAGGAGCGCATCGTCCGCATCGACGCGGCGGGAGAGGATACCGCCGTGGAGCGGGCCCTCCTGAAGCGGGGCCACGCGGATGCGCTTGGCGCCGGCTGTGAGGTCCTGACGCCGGAGCAGGTGGACGCCCTGCCTCCCGAGCACGGCCGAGTGCTGTGCCCCAGGCAGCACCACCTGGGCTTCCTGCGCGTGCTGGAGGACCTGACGGAGCGCTTCGCCCTGCGTCCGCGCTGGCGCGTGCTGTCGAAGCCGTCCGCCATCGCGGACCTGTTCGACAAGCGCGTCACGTCGCGCCGGTACGCCGCCCTGGGCATCCCCGTGCCGCCGTACCTGGACGACATCGCCACCCCGGAGGCCCTGCGCCACGGCATGCGCGAGGCGGGCTGGCGCGAGGCCTTCGTGAAGCTGTCCTGCGGCTCGTCCGCGTCGTGCCTCGCCGTCTACCGGCCGGGGCGCTCACCAGGCTCGGCGGGTTCGCTGCTCACCAGCCTCCACCGGGGGCCCACCGGCTGGTTCAACTCCCTCAAGCTCCGGCGCGTGTCGGGCGTGGGGGAGGTGGACGCGGTGCTGTCCTTCCTCCTGCGCGAGGGCTCCCAGGTGGAGGAGTCCCGCCCCAAGGCGCGGCTGGGCGGGGACGTGTTCGACTGCCGCATCCTCACGGTGCGCGGCGAGCCCGCCTTCACGGTGGTGCGCCAGAGCCGCCACCCCATCACCAACCTCCACCTGGGCGGCTATCGCGGCGACCTGGACGACCTCCACGCGGCGGTGCCCGCGCGGGAGTGGGAGGCCGCGCTGGAGAGCTGCCGCGCCGTGGCCCGCGCGCACGACTGCCTCCACGTGGGCATCGACCTGATGTTCGAGGAGTTCTTCCACGGCCACCGCGTGCTGGAGGCCAACGCCTTCGGGGACCTGCTCCCCGGCCTCACGCGCGACGGCCTGTCCGTCTACGGCTGGGAGCTCCGCGAAGCGCTGCGCTGA
- a CDS encoding STM4013/SEN3800 family hydrolase produces MHDLNTLVGTHDLLFLTLDTLRYDVAREALERGLTPTLGALLPGGRWEERHSPGSFTYAAHQAFFAGFFPTPAAPGRHPRPFALRFEGSETTGPGTCVLDAPDIVTGLAGRGYHTVCIGGTGFFNLKNPLGRVLPGLFAESHWSPELGVTDPKSTEFQASLAVKILEALPREQRVFLFINVSALHQPNRHYVPGAREDSRETQEAALAYVDGQLPRLFQALRRRGPAFCIVCSDHGTAYGEDGHSGHRLGHPVVWTVPYGEFVLPLDSTP; encoded by the coding sequence ATGCATGACCTGAACACGCTGGTCGGCACGCACGACCTGCTCTTCCTCACGCTGGACACGCTGCGGTACGACGTGGCCCGGGAAGCGCTGGAGCGCGGCCTCACCCCCACGCTGGGAGCGCTGCTGCCGGGGGGCCGGTGGGAGGAGCGCCACAGCCCGGGCAGCTTCACCTACGCGGCGCACCAGGCCTTCTTCGCGGGCTTCTTCCCCACCCCCGCCGCACCCGGCCGGCACCCGCGCCCGTTCGCCCTGCGCTTCGAGGGCAGCGAGACGACGGGCCCGGGCACCTGCGTGCTGGATGCGCCGGACATCGTCACGGGGCTCGCGGGGCGCGGCTATCACACGGTGTGTATTGGCGGGACCGGCTTCTTCAACCTGAAGAACCCCCTGGGCCGCGTGCTCCCAGGCCTCTTCGCCGAGTCCCACTGGTCCCCCGAGCTGGGGGTGACAGACCCGAAATCCACGGAATTTCAGGCATCACTCGCAGTGAAAATCCTGGAGGCGCTGCCCCGGGAGCAGCGGGTGTTCCTGTTCATCAACGTCTCCGCGCTGCACCAGCCCAACCGGCACTATGTCCCCGGCGCGCGGGAGGACTCCCGGGAGACGCAGGAGGCGGCCCTGGCGTACGTGGACGGCCAGCTCCCCCGGCTGTTCCAGGCGCTGCGGCGGCGGGGGCCGGCGTTCTGCATCGTGTGCTCGGACCACGGGACGGCCTATGGCGAGGACGGCCACTCGGGGCACCGGCTGGGGCACCCGGTGGTGTGGACTGTCCCGTATGGGGAGTTCGTGCTGCCGCTAGACTCCACACCATGA